The following proteins come from a genomic window of Salvia hispanica cultivar TCC Black 2014 chromosome 4, UniMelb_Shisp_WGS_1.0, whole genome shotgun sequence:
- the LOC125218929 gene encoding uncharacterized protein LOC125218929 isoform X1 yields MDDDGRELEAAEALAGMAQHVAVSQVRRYTNHDQLVADYAPLKITSPRKAEESVRHIPTEQCSKSHRTNPVTMKMRRKLTEAEKEERKLRHIMANRESARQTIRRRQAMHMELNKRAADELEENENLKKRKELMLEVFNSLKGRNRFLKAHLAEARKAAAGVTEEEEKESNSSEAEKPCSATATTPMFLQQNQPTPSLVPCFWPPMASTSDAFPFQGTSHPHPLQFPMDTPPCLHQGQELSTVTPLFIVPVPWVLPLLGTNTHCCGKCSCSDARMSEDNNNKSCSNQNAMSAEAYNNPIMQAMSADGDRRAHEPPAGIVVPGLFSPVRRVENLDPPRAFQVGDHVVSPHETGLFRGKSEDIIVATEARRRRKELMRLKKVN; encoded by the exons ATGGATGACGACGGCCGGGAGCTGGAGGCAGCCGAAGCCCTCGCGGGGATGGCGCAGCATGTGGCTGTTTCACAGGTTCGCCGATATACAAACCAT GACCAGCTAGTAGCTGATTATGCACCTTTGAAGATTACAAGTCCGCGAAAGGCTGAGGAAAGTGTCCGACATATTCCCACAGAGCAGTGCAGCAAAAGTCATCGTACAAATCCTGTGACGATGAAGATGAGGCGGAAACTCACGGAG GCCGAGAAGGAGGAAAGGAAGCTTCGCCATATAATGGCCAATAGAGAGTCTGCTAGACAGACAATTCGACGCAGACAG GCCATGCATATGGAGTTAAACAAGAGAGCAGCCGATGAGTTGGAAGAGAACGAGAACTTGAAGAAG CGAAAGGAGCTGATGCTGGAAGTTTTCAATTCTTTAAAAGGAAGAAATAGATTTCTAAAAGCACAC TTAGCCGAAGCGAGGAAGGCTGCAGCAGGAGTtactgaagaagaagagaaagaatcAAACTCGTCCGAGGCAGAGAAACCTTGCTCTGCCACTGCAACGACTCCGATGTTTCTGCAGCAGAACCAGCCTACGCCCTCTCTAGTCCCGTGCTTTTGGCCCCCCATGGCCTCAACTTCAGATGCCTTCCCGTTCCAAGGCACGTCTCATCCTCACCCGCTGCAATTCCCAATGGATACACCACCGTGTCTGCATCAAGGACAGGAACTCTCCACGGTAACACCCTTGTTTATAGTCCCCGTCCCTTGGGTGCTACCGTTGCTTGGAACAAACACCCATTGCTGTGGCAAGTGTTCGTGCTCAGACGCTAGGATGAGTGAAGACAACAACAACAAGTCTTGTTCAAACCAGAACGCGATGAGTGCAGAGGCTTATAATAACCCCATTATGCAAGCTATGAGTGCAGATGGCGATCGCAGAGCACACGAACCCCCTGCTGGCATCGTTGTGCCAGGGCTGTTCAGCCCTGTGCGACGCGTGGAGAATCTTGACCCTCCTAGGGCTTTCCAGGTAGGTGATCATGTTGTTTCTCCACATGAAACTGGCTTGTTTCGGGGAAAGTCCGAGGATATCATCGTTGCCACAGAGgcgcggaggaggaggaaggaGCTTATGAGActaaagaaagtaaattga
- the LOC125218929 gene encoding uncharacterized protein LOC125218929 isoform X2, with amino-acid sequence MDDDGRELEAAEALAGMAQHVAVSQDQLVADYAPLKITSPRKAEESVRHIPTEQCSKSHRTNPVTMKMRRKLTEAEKEERKLRHIMANRESARQTIRRRQAMHMELNKRAADELEENENLKKRKELMLEVFNSLKGRNRFLKAHLAEARKAAAGVTEEEEKESNSSEAEKPCSATATTPMFLQQNQPTPSLVPCFWPPMASTSDAFPFQGTSHPHPLQFPMDTPPCLHQGQELSTVTPLFIVPVPWVLPLLGTNTHCCGKCSCSDARMSEDNNNKSCSNQNAMSAEAYNNPIMQAMSADGDRRAHEPPAGIVVPGLFSPVRRVENLDPPRAFQVGDHVVSPHETGLFRGKSEDIIVATEARRRRKELMRLKKVN; translated from the exons ATGGATGACGACGGCCGGGAGCTGGAGGCAGCCGAAGCCCTCGCGGGGATGGCGCAGCATGTGGCTGTTTCACAG GACCAGCTAGTAGCTGATTATGCACCTTTGAAGATTACAAGTCCGCGAAAGGCTGAGGAAAGTGTCCGACATATTCCCACAGAGCAGTGCAGCAAAAGTCATCGTACAAATCCTGTGACGATGAAGATGAGGCGGAAACTCACGGAG GCCGAGAAGGAGGAAAGGAAGCTTCGCCATATAATGGCCAATAGAGAGTCTGCTAGACAGACAATTCGACGCAGACAG GCCATGCATATGGAGTTAAACAAGAGAGCAGCCGATGAGTTGGAAGAGAACGAGAACTTGAAGAAG CGAAAGGAGCTGATGCTGGAAGTTTTCAATTCTTTAAAAGGAAGAAATAGATTTCTAAAAGCACAC TTAGCCGAAGCGAGGAAGGCTGCAGCAGGAGTtactgaagaagaagagaaagaatcAAACTCGTCCGAGGCAGAGAAACCTTGCTCTGCCACTGCAACGACTCCGATGTTTCTGCAGCAGAACCAGCCTACGCCCTCTCTAGTCCCGTGCTTTTGGCCCCCCATGGCCTCAACTTCAGATGCCTTCCCGTTCCAAGGCACGTCTCATCCTCACCCGCTGCAATTCCCAATGGATACACCACCGTGTCTGCATCAAGGACAGGAACTCTCCACGGTAACACCCTTGTTTATAGTCCCCGTCCCTTGGGTGCTACCGTTGCTTGGAACAAACACCCATTGCTGTGGCAAGTGTTCGTGCTCAGACGCTAGGATGAGTGAAGACAACAACAACAAGTCTTGTTCAAACCAGAACGCGATGAGTGCAGAGGCTTATAATAACCCCATTATGCAAGCTATGAGTGCAGATGGCGATCGCAGAGCACACGAACCCCCTGCTGGCATCGTTGTGCCAGGGCTGTTCAGCCCTGTGCGACGCGTGGAGAATCTTGACCCTCCTAGGGCTTTCCAGGTAGGTGATCATGTTGTTTCTCCACATGAAACTGGCTTGTTTCGGGGAAAGTCCGAGGATATCATCGTTGCCACAGAGgcgcggaggaggaggaaggaGCTTATGAGActaaagaaagtaaattga
- the LOC125185505 gene encoding double-strand break repair protein MRE11 isoform X1 codes for MAESPREDDSDMLRVLVATDCHLGYMEKDEIRRHDSFQAFDEICSIAAQNQVDFILLGGDLFHENKPSRSTLVKAIEILRRHCLSDKPVQFQVVSDQTVNFANCFGHVNYEDPHFNVGLPVFSIHGNHDDPAGVDNLSAVDILSACNLVNYFGKLVLEGSGVGQITLYPILIKKGSTSVALYGLGNIRDERLNRMFQTPHAVQWMRPGCQVSEWFSILTLHQNRVKTNPKNAINEHFLPRFLDFVVWGHEHECLVDPKEVPGMGFHITQPGSSVATSLIDGESKPKHVLLLDIKGNQYRSTNIPLTSVRPFEYTEVVLKDEPDIDSNDQNSILEHLDKVVRNLIERANQKAVKKQELKLPLVRIKVDYSGFMTINPQKFGQKYVGKVANPQDILIFSKASKKAQGDGKIDDSERLRPEELNQQNIEALVAESNLKMEILPVNDLDDALHSFINKDDKMAFYSCLKYNLEETRNKISLNPDVQKFEEEDIIVKVGECLEERVKERSLKPRDSQQLMFSGQPLNVRSRSTQGVADTTSFSDDEDATPLTGSKSTRKGRKEPSQSLKSSQDITEASKQTGRGRGRGRGRGRGSSILKQTTLDTSLGFRHSQRSASVAAAVPVQSLADEEDEVDSDSNDETARVDVNDIADDSDEDETLQGKGRKRAAPRGRGRGRGKASTSKRGRTTDNSSSSFHRLLSSRDDEDDDDDDMGKKLNKSQPRVTRNYGALRR; via the exons ATGGCTGAGTCTCCAAG GGAAGATGACAGTGATATGCTTCGCGTGTTAGTGGCTACGGATTGCCATCTTGGTTACATGGAGAAGGATGAAATTCGCCGGCATGATTCGTTTCAGGCATTTGATGAGATTTGCTCAATTGCTGCACAAAATCAG GTTGATTTCATACTTCTAGGTGGTGATCTATTTCATGAGAATAAGCCTTCAAGGTCAACCTTAGTCAAAGCCATTGAAATTCTCCGTCGTCACTGCCTTAGCGATAAGCCAGTGCAGTTCCAAGTTGTCAGTGACCAGACAGTGAACTTTGCCAACTG CTTTGGTCATGTGAACTATGAAGATCCACACTTCAATGTTGGGTTGCCAGTTTTCAGCATTCATGGAAATCATGATGATCCTGCTGGAGTG GACAATCTTTCTGCTGTTGATATTCTTTCAGCATGTAATCTTGTCAactattttggaaaattagtTCTTGAAGGGTCTGGTGTTGGACAGATCACTCTCTACCCTATTCTTATAAAGAAG GGATCAACATCTGTAGCTCTTTATGGTCTTGGAAATATCAGAGACGAACGCTTGAATCGAATGTTTCAG ACGCCACATGCAGTGCAGTGGATGAGACCAGGCTGTCAAGTTTCAGAATGGTTCAGTATACTAACACTTCATCAAAATAG AGTGAAGACAAATccaaaaaatgcaataaatgaACATTTCTTGCCTCGATTTTTGGACTTTGTTGTTTGGGGGCATGAGCACGAATGCCTTGTTGACCCTAAG GAAGTACCAGGAATGGGTTTTCACATTACACAACCTGGTTCATCTGTTGCAACATCTTTGATTGATGGTGAATCAAAGCCAAAACATGTGCTGCTTTTAGATATCAAG GGGAATCAGTATCGGTCGACAAATATACCTCTGACTTCAGTGAGGCCATTTGAATACACAGAG GTGGTGCTAAAGGATGAACCTGACATAGACTCTAACGATCAGAATTCAATTCTTGAACATTTGGACAAAGTG GTTAGAAATTTGATAGAAAGGGCAAACCAGAAGGCTGTCAAGAAACAAGAGCTCAAGCTACCCTTAGTTCGAATAAAG gTTGATTATTCAGGGTTTATGACaataaatccacaaaaatTCGGGCAAAAGTATGTAGGGAAG GTTGCAAATCCACAGgatattcttatattttctaaagCTTCTAAGAAAGCTCAAGGTGACG GTAAAATTGATGACTCCGAACGACTTCGGCCAGAGGAATTGAATCAGCAAAACATTGAAGCTTTGGTTGCTGAAAGTAATCTG AAGATGGAGATACTTCCCGTCAATGATTTGGATGATGCATTACACAGTTTCATCAATAAGGATGATAAGATGGCTTTCTATTCTTGTCTGAAATACAACCTAGAAGAAACTCGT AATAAAATATCTCTTAATCCAGATGTTCAAAAATTTGAAGAGGAAGACATCATTGTGAAAGTTGGGGAGTGCTTAGAG GAACGTGTCAAAGAAAGATCTTTGAAGCCAAGAGACTCCCAACAGCTCATGTTTAGTGGCCAACCCTTG AATGTCAGAAGTAGAAGTACTCAAGGAGTTGCTGATACTACTTCCTTCagtgatgatgaagatgcTACTCCACTAACAGGCTCAAAGTCTACCAGAAAGGGCAGGAAAGAGCCATCACAGTCTTTGAAGTCTTCCCAAGATATTACTGAAGCTAGTAAGCAGACTGGAAGaggaaggggaaggggaagagGGAGGGGCAGGGGTTCCAGCATACTAAAGCAGACCACGCTAGACACGAGCTTGGGTTTCCGTCATTCACAAAG ATCTGCATCAGTTGCCGCAGCTGTTCCAGTTCAGAGTTTGGCTGATGAAGAGGATGAAGTTGATTCAGATTCAAATGATGAAACTGCAAGAGTTGATGTTAATGATATTGCTGATGATTCG GATGAGGATGAAACTTTGCAAGGGAAGGGCAGAAAAAGAGCTGCTCCAAGGGGAAGGGGTAGAGGTAGGGGTAAAGCTTCCACCTCAAAAAGGGGAAGAACAACAGATAACTCTTCATCCTCATTTCATAGATTGCTATCAAGTAGAGATGATGAAGACGATGACGATGATGACATGGGgaagaaattgaataaatCTCAACCTCGG GTGACAAGAAACTATGGAGCTTTGAGAAGGTAG
- the LOC125185505 gene encoding double-strand break repair protein MRE11 isoform X2, which produces MNFMDNLSAVDILSACNLVNYFGKLVLEGSGVGQITLYPILIKKGSTSVALYGLGNIRDERLNRMFQTPHAVQWMRPGCQVSEWFSILTLHQNRVKTNPKNAINEHFLPRFLDFVVWGHEHECLVDPKEVPGMGFHITQPGSSVATSLIDGESKPKHVLLLDIKGNQYRSTNIPLTSVRPFEYTEVVLKDEPDIDSNDQNSILEHLDKVVRNLIERANQKAVKKQELKLPLVRIKVDYSGFMTINPQKFGQKYVGKVANPQDILIFSKASKKAQGDGKIDDSERLRPEELNQQNIEALVAESNLKMEILPVNDLDDALHSFINKDDKMAFYSCLKYNLEETRNKISLNPDVQKFEEEDIIVKVGECLEERVKERSLKPRDSQQLMFSGQPLNVRSRSTQGVADTTSFSDDEDATPLTGSKSTRKGRKEPSQSLKSSQDITEASKQTGRGRGRGRGRGRGSSILKQTTLDTSLGFRHSQRSASVAAAVPVQSLADEEDEVDSDSNDETARVDVNDIADDSDEDETLQGKGRKRAAPRGRGRGRGKASTSKRGRTTDNSSSSFHRLLSSRDDEDDDDDDMGKKLNKSQPRVTRNYGALRR; this is translated from the exons ATGAATTTTATG GACAATCTTTCTGCTGTTGATATTCTTTCAGCATGTAATCTTGTCAactattttggaaaattagtTCTTGAAGGGTCTGGTGTTGGACAGATCACTCTCTACCCTATTCTTATAAAGAAG GGATCAACATCTGTAGCTCTTTATGGTCTTGGAAATATCAGAGACGAACGCTTGAATCGAATGTTTCAG ACGCCACATGCAGTGCAGTGGATGAGACCAGGCTGTCAAGTTTCAGAATGGTTCAGTATACTAACACTTCATCAAAATAG AGTGAAGACAAATccaaaaaatgcaataaatgaACATTTCTTGCCTCGATTTTTGGACTTTGTTGTTTGGGGGCATGAGCACGAATGCCTTGTTGACCCTAAG GAAGTACCAGGAATGGGTTTTCACATTACACAACCTGGTTCATCTGTTGCAACATCTTTGATTGATGGTGAATCAAAGCCAAAACATGTGCTGCTTTTAGATATCAAG GGGAATCAGTATCGGTCGACAAATATACCTCTGACTTCAGTGAGGCCATTTGAATACACAGAG GTGGTGCTAAAGGATGAACCTGACATAGACTCTAACGATCAGAATTCAATTCTTGAACATTTGGACAAAGTG GTTAGAAATTTGATAGAAAGGGCAAACCAGAAGGCTGTCAAGAAACAAGAGCTCAAGCTACCCTTAGTTCGAATAAAG gTTGATTATTCAGGGTTTATGACaataaatccacaaaaatTCGGGCAAAAGTATGTAGGGAAG GTTGCAAATCCACAGgatattcttatattttctaaagCTTCTAAGAAAGCTCAAGGTGACG GTAAAATTGATGACTCCGAACGACTTCGGCCAGAGGAATTGAATCAGCAAAACATTGAAGCTTTGGTTGCTGAAAGTAATCTG AAGATGGAGATACTTCCCGTCAATGATTTGGATGATGCATTACACAGTTTCATCAATAAGGATGATAAGATGGCTTTCTATTCTTGTCTGAAATACAACCTAGAAGAAACTCGT AATAAAATATCTCTTAATCCAGATGTTCAAAAATTTGAAGAGGAAGACATCATTGTGAAAGTTGGGGAGTGCTTAGAG GAACGTGTCAAAGAAAGATCTTTGAAGCCAAGAGACTCCCAACAGCTCATGTTTAGTGGCCAACCCTTG AATGTCAGAAGTAGAAGTACTCAAGGAGTTGCTGATACTACTTCCTTCagtgatgatgaagatgcTACTCCACTAACAGGCTCAAAGTCTACCAGAAAGGGCAGGAAAGAGCCATCACAGTCTTTGAAGTCTTCCCAAGATATTACTGAAGCTAGTAAGCAGACTGGAAGaggaaggggaaggggaagagGGAGGGGCAGGGGTTCCAGCATACTAAAGCAGACCACGCTAGACACGAGCTTGGGTTTCCGTCATTCACAAAG ATCTGCATCAGTTGCCGCAGCTGTTCCAGTTCAGAGTTTGGCTGATGAAGAGGATGAAGTTGATTCAGATTCAAATGATGAAACTGCAAGAGTTGATGTTAATGATATTGCTGATGATTCG GATGAGGATGAAACTTTGCAAGGGAAGGGCAGAAAAAGAGCTGCTCCAAGGGGAAGGGGTAGAGGTAGGGGTAAAGCTTCCACCTCAAAAAGGGGAAGAACAACAGATAACTCTTCATCCTCATTTCATAGATTGCTATCAAGTAGAGATGATGAAGACGATGACGATGATGACATGGGgaagaaattgaataaatCTCAACCTCGG GTGACAAGAAACTATGGAGCTTTGAGAAGGTAG
- the LOC125218929 gene encoding uncharacterized protein LOC125218929 isoform X3, protein MERVSSLVKKRMRKHGLHLDQLVADYAPLKITSPRKAEESVRHIPTEQCSKSHRTNPVTMKMRRKLTEAEKEERKLRHIMANRESARQTIRRRQAMHMELNKRAADELEENENLKKRKELMLEVFNSLKGRNRFLKAHLAEARKAAAGVTEEEEKESNSSEAEKPCSATATTPMFLQQNQPTPSLVPCFWPPMASTSDAFPFQGTSHPHPLQFPMDTPPCLHQGQELSTVTPLFIVPVPWVLPLLGTNTHCCGKCSCSDARMSEDNNNKSCSNQNAMSAEAYNNPIMQAMSADGDRRAHEPPAGIVVPGLFSPVRRVENLDPPRAFQVGDHVVSPHETGLFRGKSEDIIVATEARRRRKELMRLKKVN, encoded by the exons ATGGAGAGGGTATCTTCTTTAGTAAAAAAGAGGATGAGAAAGCATGGCCTACATTTA GACCAGCTAGTAGCTGATTATGCACCTTTGAAGATTACAAGTCCGCGAAAGGCTGAGGAAAGTGTCCGACATATTCCCACAGAGCAGTGCAGCAAAAGTCATCGTACAAATCCTGTGACGATGAAGATGAGGCGGAAACTCACGGAG GCCGAGAAGGAGGAAAGGAAGCTTCGCCATATAATGGCCAATAGAGAGTCTGCTAGACAGACAATTCGACGCAGACAG GCCATGCATATGGAGTTAAACAAGAGAGCAGCCGATGAGTTGGAAGAGAACGAGAACTTGAAGAAG CGAAAGGAGCTGATGCTGGAAGTTTTCAATTCTTTAAAAGGAAGAAATAGATTTCTAAAAGCACAC TTAGCCGAAGCGAGGAAGGCTGCAGCAGGAGTtactgaagaagaagagaaagaatcAAACTCGTCCGAGGCAGAGAAACCTTGCTCTGCCACTGCAACGACTCCGATGTTTCTGCAGCAGAACCAGCCTACGCCCTCTCTAGTCCCGTGCTTTTGGCCCCCCATGGCCTCAACTTCAGATGCCTTCCCGTTCCAAGGCACGTCTCATCCTCACCCGCTGCAATTCCCAATGGATACACCACCGTGTCTGCATCAAGGACAGGAACTCTCCACGGTAACACCCTTGTTTATAGTCCCCGTCCCTTGGGTGCTACCGTTGCTTGGAACAAACACCCATTGCTGTGGCAAGTGTTCGTGCTCAGACGCTAGGATGAGTGAAGACAACAACAACAAGTCTTGTTCAAACCAGAACGCGATGAGTGCAGAGGCTTATAATAACCCCATTATGCAAGCTATGAGTGCAGATGGCGATCGCAGAGCACACGAACCCCCTGCTGGCATCGTTGTGCCAGGGCTGTTCAGCCCTGTGCGACGCGTGGAGAATCTTGACCCTCCTAGGGCTTTCCAGGTAGGTGATCATGTTGTTTCTCCACATGAAACTGGCTTGTTTCGGGGAAAGTCCGAGGATATCATCGTTGCCACAGAGgcgcggaggaggaggaaggaGCTTATGAGActaaagaaagtaaattga